A stretch of Mastomys coucha isolate ucsf_1 unplaced genomic scaffold, UCSF_Mcou_1 pScaffold3, whole genome shotgun sequence DNA encodes these proteins:
- the Trim10 gene encoding tripartite motif-containing protein 10 has protein sequence MASAPSVTSLADEVNCPICQGTLREPVTIDCGHNFCRGCLTRYCEIPGPESEESLSCPLCKEPFRPGSFRPNWQLASVVENIERLQLASTRGLEVEDACPEHGEKIYFFCEEDEAQLCVVCRETGQHGAHTVRFLEDAACPYREQIQKCLMCLRKEREEIQETQSRENKRIQVLLTQVATKRQQVISQFAHLSQFLEQQQTALLAQLEGLDGDILKQQEEFDSLATGEICRFSTLIEELEEKNKLPARGLLTDIRSTLIRCETRKCRKPEAISPELGQRIRDFPQQAIPLRQEMKTFLEKLYFELDYEPAHISLDPQTSHPKLLLSEDHRRARFSYKWQNSPDTPQRFDRATCVLAQCGFTGGRHTWVVNVDLAHGGSCTVGVVREDVRRKGELRLRPEEGIWAVRLAWGFVSALGSFPTRLALEEQPRKVQVSLDYEVGWVTFVNAVTQEHIYTFTASFTQKIFPLFGLWGRGSSFSLSCQEGAVSLL, from the exons ATGGCCTCAGCTCCTTCTGTGACTAGCCTGGCAGATGAGGTCAACTGCCCCATCTGTCAAGGCACCCTAAGGGAGCCAGTCACCATTGACTGTGGCCACAACTTCTGTCGTGGCTGCCTCACTCGCTACTGCGAGATCCCAGGTCCAGAATCAGAGGAGTCCCTCAGCTGCCCGCTCTGCAAAGAGCCCTTCCGCCCAGGGAGCTTCCGGCCCAACTGGCAGCTGGCCAGTGTGGTGGAGAACATCGAGCGCCTTCAGCTGGCATCCACGCGAGGCCTGGAGGTGGAGGATGCCTGTCCAGAACACGGGGAGAAAATCTACTTCTTCTGCGAGGAGGATGAGGCACAGTTGTGTGTGGTATGCCGTGAGACCGGACAGCATGGAGCTCACACTGTGCGCTTCCTGGAGGATGCAGCATGTCCCTACAGG gaacaaatacagaagtgtCTCATGTGtctaaggaaagagagagaggagattcaAGAAACCCaatcaagagaaaacaaaagaatacaggtGCTCCTG ACTCAGGTGGCCACCAAGAGGCAGCAGGTGATTTCACAGTTTGCCCATCTGAGCCAGTTCCTGGAGCAACAGCAGACTGCCCTCTTAGCACAGCTGGAGGGGTTAGATGGGGACATCCTGAAGCAGCAGGAAGAGTTTGATTCCCTGGCCACTGGAGAGATCTGCCGGTTCAGCACCCTGATtgaggagttggaggagaagaACAAGCTGCCAGCCAGGGGGCTCCTGACG GATATCAGAAGCACTCTAATAAG ATGTGAAACCAGAAAGTGCCGGAAACCCGAGGCTATATCCCCAGAGCTGGGCCAAAGGATCCGGGACTTCCCCCAACAGGCCATCCCTCTGCGGCAGGAGATGAAGACATTTCTGG AAAAACTCTACTTTGAGTTGGACTACGAACCAG CTCATATCTCTCTAGACCCCCAGACTTCCCACCCCAAGCTCCTCCTCTCTGAAGACCACCGGAGGGCTCGGTTCTCCTACAAATGGCAGAATTCACCAGATACCCCACAGCGCTTTGATCGAGCCACCTGTGTCCTGGCCCAATGTGGCTTTACAGGGGGGAGACACACTTGGGTGGTGAATGTCGACTTGGCCCATGGAGGCAGCTGCACTGTAGGTGTGGTCAGAGAAGATGTACGGCGGAAGGGAGAactgaggctgaggccagaggagggaatATGGGCGGTGAGGCTGGCTTGGGGCTTTGTCTCAGCTTTGGGTTCCTTCCCCACCAGGCTGGCCCTGGAGGAGCAACCCCGGAAGGTGCAGGTGTCTCTGGATTATGAGGTGGGCTGGGTGACCTTTGTCAATGCTGTCACTCAGGAACATATCTATACCTTCACTGCTTCTTTCACACAGAAGATCTTCCCCTTGTTTGGACTCTGGGGCAGAGGGTCCAGTTTTTCCCTGAGCTGCCAGGAAGGTGCAGTTTCCCTCCTCTGA